One genomic window of Elusimicrobiota bacterium includes the following:
- a CDS encoding DUF47 family protein, with translation MAFSLFPREVKFFELFQKQHGLILQAAKRLEAVFGPREEAVGACREINRLEEEANALLRDIFLQMSRAFITPLDREDIHGLVLAQEDVINAIRLASTRVGVYSFEHAPASARELARDLGSQLASLGAALPVLDRPGQVEAVLQAMRQAGARSSAFLLVAVGELYDQPVSSPEAVLGIVKSTQIIDRLEQALEKAEALAKVIERISVKYV, from the coding sequence ATGGCATTCAGTCTGTTTCCCAGGGAAGTCAAGTTCTTCGAGCTGTTCCAGAAGCAGCACGGGCTGATCCTGCAGGCGGCCAAGCGATTGGAGGCCGTCTTCGGCCCGCGGGAGGAAGCCGTCGGCGCCTGCCGCGAGATCAACCGGCTGGAAGAGGAGGCCAACGCCCTCCTGCGGGATATCTTCCTGCAGATGTCCCGCGCCTTCATCACCCCTTTGGACCGCGAGGACATCCACGGGCTGGTGCTGGCCCAGGAAGATGTCATCAACGCCATCCGCCTGGCCTCGACCCGGGTCGGGGTCTATTCCTTCGAGCACGCCCCGGCCAGCGCCCGGGAGCTGGCGCGCGACCTGGGCTCCCAACTGGCCAGCCTCGGCGCCGCGTTGCCGGTGTTGGACCGGCCTGGGCAGGTGGAAGCGGTCCTGCAGGCGATGCGCCAGGCCGGCGCGCGCTCCTCGGCGTTCCTGCTGGTGGCGGTGGGGGAGCTCTACGATCAGCCGGTGTCCAGCCCCGAGGCGGTCCTGGGAATCGTCAAGTCGACGCAGATCATCGACCGCCTGGAGCAGGCGCTGGAGAAAGCCGAGGCCCTGGCCAAGGTCATCGAGAGGATCAGTGTGAAGTATGTCTGA